Proteins co-encoded in one Spirosoma endbachense genomic window:
- a CDS encoding ammonium transporter, producing the protein MQKPNYVPLILLGVFAILGVLPGFNSVPTQIVTEGINSGDTAWMLVATALVLLMTPGLAYFYGGMVNNKNVISTMLQSFIAMGVISILWVVVGFSLAFGSSIGGFIGNPMDHFMFKGVLDGKPWSLAASIPLVVFAFFQLKFAVITPALVTGSMAERINFRSYVLFMILFSLFVYAPLAHMTWHPDGFFFKRGVLDFAGGTVVHMSAGWAALAGALYLKRRKSHLEASYFPPANIPFVLLGTGLLWFGWFGFNAGSAVGATPLAASAFATTNTAAAAAGLAWVLFDSAKGKKVSALGFCIGAVVGLVAITPAAGFVTVPTSIFIGTVAAIISNYVAHLRSKSTLDDTLDVFPCHGVGGMVGLLMTGIFASKGVNSAVTVEGLAFGETGLFVEHLIALVLVSIFAFGMSYLLLKVTDLILPLRVSEEDEKSGLDVSQHDEFLIEA; encoded by the coding sequence ATGCAAAAGCCCAATTACGTACCTCTGATTCTGCTGGGAGTCTTCGCTATTCTCGGTGTGCTGCCCGGTTTTAACAGTGTTCCGACGCAAATTGTGACGGAAGGCATCAACTCGGGCGATACGGCCTGGATGCTCGTTGCTACAGCTCTTGTCTTGTTAATGACCCCTGGTCTGGCGTATTTCTACGGCGGGATGGTCAACAACAAAAACGTTATCTCAACGATGCTGCAAAGCTTCATTGCGATGGGTGTTATCAGCATCCTCTGGGTTGTAGTTGGCTTTAGCCTGGCTTTCGGTTCATCCATCGGTGGTTTCATTGGCAATCCAATGGATCACTTTATGTTCAAAGGCGTTCTGGACGGAAAGCCCTGGTCATTGGCAGCATCTATTCCATTGGTCGTATTTGCCTTCTTCCAACTGAAGTTTGCCGTCATTACGCCTGCTCTGGTTACAGGTTCAATGGCTGAGCGGATCAATTTCCGGTCATACGTTTTGTTCATGATCCTGTTTAGCCTGTTCGTATATGCGCCATTAGCACACATGACCTGGCATCCAGATGGTTTCTTCTTTAAGAGAGGTGTACTTGATTTTGCTGGTGGTACGGTTGTTCACATGTCTGCTGGCTGGGCTGCGTTGGCCGGTGCTTTGTATCTGAAGCGTCGTAAGTCGCACCTTGAAGCTAGCTATTTCCCACCTGCAAACATTCCATTCGTACTGTTGGGTACTGGTCTGCTGTGGTTTGGCTGGTTTGGTTTTAACGCTGGTTCGGCAGTAGGAGCGACTCCGTTGGCTGCTTCAGCTTTCGCAACAACGAATACAGCTGCGGCTGCGGCTGGTCTTGCCTGGGTTCTGTTTGATTCGGCTAAAGGCAAGAAAGTATCGGCACTGGGTTTCTGTATCGGTGCTGTTGTAGGTCTGGTTGCTATTACGCCAGCAGCTGGTTTCGTAACGGTTCCAACGTCAATCTTTATCGGTACAGTTGCGGCAATCATCTCGAACTATGTAGCCCATCTGCGGTCTAAGTCAACGCTTGATGATACGCTGGACGTATTCCCTTGCCACGGTGTTGGTGGAATGGTAGGTCTGCTTATGACTGGCATCTTCGCTAGTAAAGGTGTTAACTCGGCTGTTACGGTCGAAGGACTGGCCTTTGGCGAAACAGGCCTGTTTGTCGAACACCTGATCGCTCTGGTTCTGGTATCAATATTTGCTTTCGGTATGTCATACCTGCTGCTGAAAGTTACCGATCTGATTCTGCCCTTGCGTGTTTCTGAAGAGGACGAGAAGTCGGGTCTGGACGTAAGCCAGCACGACGAATTCCTGATCGAAGCGTAA
- a CDS encoding PQQ-dependent sugar dehydrogenase, translating to MKTTGLILTAAVMAVLSACSQKKESNQSATEVATADTTLDLPAPYATKSALHFSNVVGWPTGKTPQAPAGFTITEYARDLASPRWIYVAPNGDIFVAESNTERKGVKQAVKNVVTGQNKSERTEESANRITLLRDTNKDGKPEVRETFLAGLNQPFGMLVLGNSFFVANTDGLMQYPYKAGQTKMTAPGKKILNLPAGGYNNHWTRNLLASPDGKKIYVSVGSGSNVGEHGPENELRRANILEINPDGTGERIYASGLRNPVGMDWEPKKNILYTAVNERDELGDDLVPDYLTSVKEGAFYGWPYSYYGQNEDPRRKGERPDLVKKAIVPDVPLGSHTASLGLAFYDQKAFPAKYHNGAFIGQHGSWNRSAFSGYKVVFVPFTDGKPGKPEDFLTGFIAEGADKDVYGRPVGVTVLPDGSILVADDAAGRIWRVTASK from the coding sequence ATGAAAACGACTGGACTTATTCTGACGGCGGCTGTAATGGCTGTCTTATCGGCTTGTAGCCAAAAAAAAGAGAGCAATCAATCGGCTACCGAAGTAGCCACCGCCGACACAACACTTGATCTGCCTGCTCCTTACGCTACTAAATCGGCGTTGCATTTTAGTAATGTGGTTGGCTGGCCAACTGGTAAAACACCGCAGGCGCCAGCAGGTTTTACAATAACTGAGTATGCCCGCGATCTGGCTAGTCCGAGGTGGATTTACGTAGCACCTAACGGCGATATTTTCGTTGCTGAGTCGAATACCGAGCGAAAAGGTGTTAAGCAGGCGGTAAAGAATGTTGTGACGGGCCAGAACAAATCTGAACGAACAGAAGAGAGCGCCAACCGGATTACACTCCTGCGCGATACGAATAAAGATGGTAAGCCCGAAGTTCGGGAGACGTTTCTGGCCGGGCTCAATCAACCGTTTGGTATGCTTGTGTTGGGAAATAGTTTCTTTGTGGCTAATACCGATGGCTTAATGCAGTATCCATACAAGGCAGGTCAGACTAAAATGACCGCACCGGGCAAGAAGATTCTGAACTTACCCGCTGGTGGCTATAACAATCACTGGACGCGTAATCTGCTGGCAAGTCCCGATGGCAAGAAAATATATGTCTCGGTCGGATCAGGGAGCAACGTGGGCGAACATGGTCCTGAAAATGAGCTCCGTCGGGCTAATATTCTGGAAATCAACCCTGATGGTACAGGCGAACGGATTTATGCCAGCGGTTTGCGTAATCCGGTCGGTATGGACTGGGAGCCAAAAAAAAATATACTGTATACCGCTGTTAATGAGCGAGATGAGCTAGGCGATGATCTGGTGCCTGATTACCTGACCAGTGTTAAGGAAGGCGCTTTCTACGGGTGGCCTTATTCATACTATGGTCAGAATGAAGATCCGCGCCGGAAGGGAGAACGGCCTGATCTGGTGAAAAAAGCGATCGTTCCCGATGTGCCGTTGGGTTCTCATACGGCTTCGCTTGGCCTGGCTTTTTATGACCAGAAAGCATTTCCAGCAAAGTACCATAACGGTGCGTTTATTGGACAGCATGGCTCCTGGAATCGCTCTGCGTTTTCGGGGTATAAGGTTGTATTCGTACCCTTTACCGATGGCAAACCCGGCAAACCTGAAGATTTTCTGACGGGCTTTATAGCAGAAGGAGCGGATAAAGATGTCTATGGTCGACCGGTGGGCGTAACGGTATTGCCCGACGGATCAATATTGGTAGCCGATGATGCGGCCGGACGAATCTGGCGGGTAACGGCTAGTAAATAG
- a CDS encoding SGNH/GDSL hydrolase family protein produces MKILIIGDRHVGGYGLTAGQISFVGHFIRQISETGRAVSVEAYVHSTLSGVQSTLSQLPLERYDLIVVQGGQGCLDHPAGLGALLVRNTDNLPDMSGDVILPDWLQPMRKAEPSGLLNQLSKIGKRLLVKGLAAFGRLPRLLTVRQELTNLLTLLRPHRHKVILLSPFPHREPIYQWLRQQGKSLFMRSEVRQSFSVFDSDAVVQPREEYFLTNEPGYLNAIGHELIGRALFDFYLAAPTIVAIHSIRRS; encoded by the coding sequence ATGAAGATATTGATAATTGGCGACCGGCATGTTGGTGGTTACGGCCTTACAGCCGGGCAAATTAGTTTTGTTGGCCACTTTATTCGGCAAATTAGCGAGACGGGCCGAGCCGTTTCGGTGGAGGCTTATGTTCATTCAACGTTATCAGGTGTTCAGTCAACACTGTCGCAACTACCCCTCGAACGATATGATCTGATCGTCGTACAGGGAGGTCAGGGCTGCCTGGATCATCCGGCTGGTCTGGGGGCATTACTTGTGCGTAATACCGATAATTTGCCAGATATGTCTGGCGATGTGATTTTGCCCGATTGGTTGCAACCAATGCGGAAAGCCGAACCCTCGGGACTATTGAACCAGCTTTCGAAAATAGGGAAACGCCTGTTAGTAAAAGGCTTAGCTGCCTTTGGCCGACTTCCTCGCCTGCTTACCGTTCGGCAGGAGTTGACGAACTTATTGACCCTTTTGAGACCTCACCGTCATAAAGTGATATTGCTTAGTCCGTTTCCGCATCGTGAGCCGATTTATCAATGGTTACGCCAGCAGGGAAAATCCTTATTCATGCGGTCGGAGGTTCGCCAGTCGTTCAGTGTTTTCGATTCCGATGCGGTCGTTCAACCGCGCGAAGAATATTTTCTAACGAATGAGCCGGGCTATCTGAATGCGATTGGGCATGAACTGATAGGCCGTGCCTTGTTTGATTTTTATCTGGCCGCACCAACCATTGTTGCCATTCACTCCATCCGGCGGAGTTGA
- a CDS encoding DUF6855 family protein: MATATGTKEDPWKLKTPPGTSDYELYKDVKDGNDVLVCTVGKTVLYYDYRCIADLHDMLKKHGDWMELGAADEQKDAKQGTVEAWGRSSENPVGGWYGLKKGLRGRFGMYIPPLLEVLGLAELEHNPKNNRMRAI; this comes from the coding sequence ATGGCTACCGCAACCGGTACGAAGGAAGATCCGTGGAAATTAAAAACTCCGCCCGGCACATCAGATTACGAATTGTACAAAGATGTAAAAGATGGCAACGATGTTTTAGTGTGCACAGTCGGGAAAACGGTTTTGTACTACGATTATCGATGCATAGCTGATTTGCATGACATGCTTAAGAAACATGGCGACTGGATGGAGCTTGGTGCTGCCGACGAACAAAAAGACGCAAAGCAAGGAACCGTTGAGGCATGGGGACGGTCATCAGAAAACCCAGTCGGTGGCTGGTACGGTCTGAAAAAAGGATTACGGGGCCGATTCGGCATGTATATTCCTCCCCTGCTGGAAGTTTTGGGGCTTGCAGAACTGGAACATAATCCTAAAAACAATCGAATGCGGGCAATTTAA
- a CDS encoding TolB family protein, whose protein sequence is MLITKTFYAKIVRPSWSFSRFIVLLVSSHLAIGQGPPNADIFLVDLDLKSKPAQVGSPTNITQRIGYDNQPSFSPDGIGLLYTSMREDGQTDIYRYDVQQKSTTQLTRTPESEYSPTITPDTTYFSVIRVEKDQTQRLWKFPVSGNGEPELVLKNVKPVGYHCWLSNDWLALFILGKPNSLQLAQTTTGDTVRIEGNIGRALQNVPGKNAVSFVHKRTPTDWEIRQLDLQTRQSSLIVKTLEGSEDFVWTPDGTLLMCRGSVLYHYKPNVTPTWTQLADFSSFGIKQLNRLAIDPQGKKLALVGQ, encoded by the coding sequence ATGCTGATCACAAAGACCTTCTACGCAAAGATTGTTAGGCCATCATGGTCTTTTTCCCGATTTATCGTACTGCTTGTCTCCAGTCACCTCGCCATTGGCCAAGGCCCTCCCAACGCCGACATATTTCTGGTTGACCTTGACCTGAAAAGTAAACCCGCTCAAGTGGGCAGCCCAACAAATATAACCCAGCGCATAGGCTATGACAATCAGCCCTCTTTTTCGCCTGACGGCATAGGTTTGCTCTATACCTCGATGCGGGAGGATGGCCAGACAGATATTTATCGGTATGATGTTCAGCAAAAGTCCACCACTCAGCTGACCCGGACACCCGAAAGCGAATATTCACCAACCATCACGCCCGATACAACCTATTTTTCGGTGATTCGGGTTGAGAAAGATCAAACACAACGATTGTGGAAATTTCCTGTTTCGGGCAATGGCGAGCCAGAACTGGTCTTGAAAAATGTTAAGCCCGTAGGTTACCATTGCTGGCTGTCCAACGACTGGCTGGCCTTATTTATCTTAGGTAAACCAAATTCGCTCCAACTGGCTCAGACTACTACCGGCGATACCGTCCGAATTGAAGGAAATATTGGCCGGGCGCTCCAAAATGTACCCGGCAAAAATGCGGTTAGTTTTGTGCACAAACGAACACCCACCGATTGGGAAATCAGGCAGCTCGATCTGCAGACACGTCAGTCATCACTGATCGTAAAAACGCTTGAGGGTAGTGAAGATTTTGTCTGGACACCCGATGGAACGTTACTTATGTGCCGTGGCTCGGTCTTATACCACTATAAGCCAAATGTAACCCCAACCTGGACACAACTCGCTGATTTTAGCAGCTTTGGAATCAAACAACTAAACCGGCTTGCTATTGATCCACAAGGTAAAAAATTAGCTTTGGTCGGACAATGA
- a CDS encoding DUF3471 domain-containing protein, giving the protein MKLTVSILFIAIVLCKAGSAYAQATAPSAKMAADSVNLNVYTGSYTLASGSPIQKFTVTADKGDLFGEADSYGKNKLIKQAKPDTYQSTSSYGSIITFVRDGTTKAVTGLTLATQGTELSAKKDNP; this is encoded by the coding sequence ATGAAATTAACGGTATCAATTCTGTTCATAGCCATCGTATTATGCAAAGCTGGCTCGGCTTATGCACAGGCCACAGCCCCATCGGCTAAAATGGCTGCCGATTCGGTCAATCTCAACGTGTACACCGGTTCATACACACTTGCCAGTGGTAGTCCAATTCAAAAATTTACCGTTACTGCCGATAAAGGAGACTTATTTGGGGAAGCCGACAGCTACGGTAAAAACAAGCTGATCAAGCAAGCCAAGCCTGATACCTATCAGTCTACAAGCTCTTATGGGTCGATTATTACGTTCGTTCGGGATGGGACGACAAAAGCTGTAACGGGGCTTACTTTGGCCACACAGGGTACGGAGCTATCGGCAAAAAAAGATAATCCGTAA
- a CDS encoding efflux RND transporter permease subunit → MSLPELSLSRPVFAMVMSIVIVLFGIIGFTFLGVREYPAIDPPVISVRTSYTGANPEIIESQITEPIEKSLNSIEGIRTISSNSSLGSSNITVEFNLDANLEQAANDVRDKVSQAQRQLPQDIDAPPVVTKADANSEPIIFLNVQSTTRSPTQLSDYAENVLQERLQTIPGVSQANIFGLKRQAMRLWIDPIKLSAYRLTSQDIQSALTAQNVELPGGKVYGNNTELTVKAVGRLTTEDDFNNLILRQTSNQIIRFKDIGYATLGAENEETVSKQNGTVGVILALIPQPGANYVSIADEFYKRFDQLKKDLPPDIIVFVGTDRSIFIRRAIEEVGETLLISFVLVVLVIYLFFRDWLIAFRPLIDIPVSLIGAFFIMYVADFSINVLTLLAIVLATGLVVDDGIVVTENIFKKVEEGMPTEQAAKEGSNEIFFAVVSTSITLAIVFLPIIFLQGFVGRLFREFGIVVAGAVLISAFVSLTLTPVLSVKLTSKNHGRSWFYRKTEPFFVWLDDSYRDSLNSFMKKRRWAFVMILVCLGSIFGLGSLLKSELAPLEDRGRTRISITSPEGTSFEAQSVITDRVLDFVLDSIPENKLAFSVVAPGNSGSGAVNSSFVMVNMVDASERKRSQQDIVDYLTKNLRKFSEARMFPTQDQTIQVGRQGGGLPVQFVIQNLNFEKLREKLPSFLEEVQKDPTFLNSDVDLKFNKPELNITIEREKATNLGVSVQDVAQTLQLALSNRRLAYFLMNGKQYQVIGQVDRRDRDEPVDLASFYVRSNQGQLIQLDNLVKFQEVSSPPQVYHYNRFKSATVSAGLAPGKTIGDGVAAMQAIAARTLDQTFQTSLSGPSRDYAESSSNTLFAFGLALILIYLVLAAQFDSFIDPFIIMMTVPLALAGAVFSLWMFNQTLNIFSQIGVIMLVGLVTKNGILIVEFANEQRLTGKSKFDSAIESAALRLRPILMTTLVAAFGALPLALALGSASKSRVPLGIVIVGGLMFSLILTLYVVPVIYTYMSRRKDVEKPSLPQPEDNHKGDTTKPEKVEMGV, encoded by the coding sequence ATGAGTCTCCCCGAATTAAGTCTGAGCCGACCGGTCTTTGCGATGGTGATGTCCATCGTCATTGTGTTGTTCGGGATTATTGGCTTCACCTTTCTTGGTGTACGCGAATACCCGGCAATTGACCCCCCGGTCATTTCGGTGCGAACAAGCTATACAGGCGCTAACCCCGAAATTATTGAGTCGCAGATCACCGAGCCTATCGAAAAGTCATTGAACAGCATCGAAGGTATCCGGACAATCTCATCCAACAGTTCCCTAGGGTCCAGTAACATTACCGTTGAGTTTAACCTGGATGCCAACCTGGAACAGGCCGCCAACGATGTCCGGGATAAAGTATCTCAGGCACAACGGCAATTACCACAGGATATTGATGCTCCACCGGTTGTAACGAAAGCGGATGCCAACTCCGAACCGATTATCTTTTTGAACGTTCAGAGTACAACGCGTAGCCCGACTCAATTATCGGACTATGCCGAGAATGTACTTCAGGAGCGGCTACAGACCATTCCGGGCGTTAGTCAGGCTAATATTTTTGGGCTCAAACGTCAGGCCATGCGTCTCTGGATCGACCCAATCAAATTATCGGCCTACCGTTTGACTTCGCAGGATATTCAGAGTGCATTAACGGCGCAAAATGTTGAGCTGCCGGGCGGTAAGGTTTATGGCAATAACACCGAATTAACGGTAAAAGCGGTAGGGCGGTTAACAACGGAAGATGACTTTAACAACCTGATTCTTCGGCAAACAAGCAACCAGATCATCCGCTTTAAAGATATCGGCTACGCAACTCTGGGAGCTGAGAATGAAGAAACGGTCTCAAAACAAAACGGAACGGTAGGTGTGATTCTGGCTTTGATTCCACAGCCCGGTGCCAATTACGTCAGCATTGCCGATGAGTTTTACAAACGATTCGATCAGCTAAAAAAAGACTTACCTCCCGACATCATCGTCTTTGTCGGTACGGATCGAAGTATCTTTATTCGGCGGGCTATTGAAGAAGTTGGCGAAACGCTGCTCATCTCATTTGTTCTGGTCGTTCTGGTCATCTATCTTTTCTTCCGTGACTGGCTCATTGCGTTCCGGCCGTTAATCGATATTCCCGTATCGTTGATCGGTGCCTTTTTCATCATGTATGTGGCCGATTTCAGTATCAATGTCCTGACGCTTCTGGCCATTGTGTTGGCAACCGGTCTGGTGGTCGATGATGGTATTGTGGTTACGGAAAATATCTTCAAGAAAGTTGAAGAAGGTATGCCCACAGAACAAGCCGCGAAAGAAGGGTCCAACGAGATTTTCTTTGCGGTTGTATCGACCTCTATCACACTGGCAATTGTATTCCTGCCGATCATCTTCCTTCAGGGGTTTGTGGGCCGCCTGTTCCGTGAGTTTGGTATTGTAGTAGCAGGAGCCGTATTGATCTCGGCCTTTGTCTCCCTGACATTAACGCCGGTTTTGAGTGTAAAACTGACTAGTAAAAATCACGGTCGATCCTGGTTTTATCGTAAAACAGAACCGTTTTTCGTATGGCTCGATGACTCCTATCGCGATTCGCTCAACTCCTTTATGAAGAAGCGTAGGTGGGCTTTTGTGATGATTCTTGTTTGTTTGGGTTCTATTTTCGGATTGGGTTCGCTGCTTAAATCAGAACTGGCCCCACTCGAAGATCGTGGCCGCACACGTATTTCTATTACATCGCCCGAAGGCACCAGTTTCGAAGCCCAGTCGGTCATTACGGATCGGGTATTAGACTTTGTACTGGATTCTATTCCAGAAAACAAATTAGCGTTTAGTGTGGTAGCACCGGGCAACTCAGGGTCGGGAGCGGTTAATTCATCATTCGTGATGGTCAACATGGTTGATGCATCCGAGCGGAAACGGTCTCAGCAGGATATTGTCGATTACCTGACGAAAAACCTCAGAAAGTTCAGTGAAGCCCGCATGTTCCCTACTCAGGACCAAACCATTCAGGTGGGTCGGCAGGGAGGTGGCCTACCGGTACAGTTCGTCATTCAAAACCTGAATTTTGAAAAACTACGGGAGAAATTGCCGTCTTTTCTGGAAGAGGTTCAGAAAGATCCAACATTCCTCAACTCCGATGTCGATCTGAAATTCAACAAACCGGAGTTGAATATTACGATCGAGCGCGAGAAAGCAACAAACCTGGGCGTTTCGGTACAGGATGTTGCCCAGACATTGCAGTTAGCGCTTAGTAACCGTCGGTTGGCTTATTTCCTGATGAATGGAAAACAGTATCAGGTTATTGGTCAGGTGGACCGGAGAGATCGCGACGAACCCGTCGATCTGGCTTCGTTTTACGTACGTTCCAATCAAGGGCAGTTGATCCAGTTAGATAATCTGGTGAAGTTCCAGGAAGTCAGTAGTCCTCCGCAGGTTTACCATTATAACCGATTTAAGTCGGCAACGGTATCGGCAGGGTTGGCACCGGGCAAAACCATTGGCGACGGGGTTGCCGCCATGCAGGCCATTGCCGCTCGCACATTGGACCAAACGTTCCAGACGTCTCTCTCGGGACCTTCGCGCGATTATGCCGAAAGTTCCTCGAATACGTTGTTCGCTTTTGGTCTGGCGCTGATTCTGATTTACCTGGTACTGGCCGCTCAATTTGACTCGTTCATCGATCCGTTCATCATTATGATGACGGTGCCGCTGGCTCTTGCCGGTGCTGTTTTCTCACTTTGGATGTTTAACCAAACGCTGAATATTTTCAGTCAGATTGGTGTCATCATGCTTGTGGGTCTGGTTACCAAAAACGGGATTCTGATCGTGGAATTCGCCAATGAACAGCGTCTGACGGGTAAAAGTAAATTTGATTCCGCTATCGAATCGGCCGCGTTACGGCTTCGTCCGATCTTAATGACGACCCTTGTAGCCGCATTTGGTGCCTTACCGCTAGCGCTGGCTTTAGGTTCAGCTTCGAAGAGTCGGGTTCCATTGGGTATTGTTATTGTAGGCGGCCTTATGTTCTCCCTCATTCTGACGCTATATGTCGTGCCCGTTATTTATACATACATGTCACGCCGGAAAGACGTAGAGAAGCCGTCGCTACCTCAACCCGAAGACAACCACAAAGGCGATACGACCAAGCCCGAAAAAGTTGAAATGGGCGTTTAA
- a CDS encoding efflux RND transporter periplasmic adaptor subunit, which yields MKRWIAIGLVVLVLGGIIVYNKVLHPAPGANSGGPGGGGDAKGGSGKGGPGGKGGAGGGGMASVNGFVVIMKNLKEDVVSSGSLLAAEQVDIYPEISARITQLNIQEGQPVKKGDLLVKLFDADLRAQLLKLQAQADNAKRTEDRNKQLLERGGISQQEYDIVTTNLRSSLADIELVRANLQRTEIRAPFSGVIGLRNVSSGAVVSPNTLIARLQQISSLKLDFSIPEKYGQSVHTGSTISFLVDGSAQASQGVVYAIEPGVEEQTRNLRIRAKVNNTTARFRPGTFARVTLTIQNERSLVVPTQAVIPQTRTNQVIVIKNGKAQFKDVTTGIRTAGTIQILSGVQLGDTVATTGLLFLKQDAPVKVGRVVSLLGNGPKVAAN from the coding sequence GTGAAAAGATGGATTGCTATCGGTCTCGTCGTTCTGGTACTCGGCGGGATAATTGTGTACAATAAAGTGTTACATCCGGCTCCAGGAGCCAATTCGGGTGGCCCCGGTGGAGGTGGCGACGCCAAAGGCGGGTCGGGTAAAGGTGGACCAGGTGGTAAAGGCGGAGCGGGCGGTGGCGGAATGGCCAGTGTCAATGGCTTCGTTGTCATTATGAAAAACCTGAAAGAAGATGTTGTTTCCAGCGGATCATTGCTTGCAGCCGAACAGGTTGATATCTATCCTGAAATTTCGGCCCGAATCACCCAGCTAAATATTCAGGAAGGCCAGCCGGTTAAAAAAGGAGATTTGTTAGTTAAACTCTTCGATGCTGATCTACGGGCCCAATTGCTGAAACTTCAGGCTCAGGCCGACAATGCCAAGCGTACCGAAGACCGAAACAAGCAGCTGCTGGAACGGGGCGGTATTAGCCAACAGGAATACGACATTGTGACAACAAACCTGCGGTCGTCTCTGGCTGATATTGAGCTGGTAAGAGCCAACCTGCAACGCACTGAAATCAGAGCTCCCTTTTCGGGCGTGATCGGTTTGCGGAATGTTAGTTCTGGTGCAGTCGTTTCGCCCAATACACTCATTGCAAGGCTTCAACAAATTTCCTCCCTTAAACTTGATTTCTCGATTCCTGAAAAATATGGGCAGTCGGTACATACAGGGAGCACTATCTCGTTTTTAGTAGATGGAAGTGCTCAGGCGAGTCAGGGAGTTGTGTATGCTATTGAACCCGGTGTAGAAGAGCAGACCCGCAACCTTCGTATCCGGGCAAAAGTCAACAACACAACGGCCCGTTTCCGGCCCGGTACATTTGCCCGCGTAACGCTGACGATTCAGAACGAACGGAGTTTAGTGGTTCCAACGCAGGCAGTCATTCCACAAACACGGACGAATCAGGTAATTGTCATTAAAAATGGGAAAGCCCAGTTTAAAGACGTCACAACCGGTATTCGTACGGCTGGAACGATCCAGATCCTGTCGGGAGTGCAGCTAGGTGATACGGTTGCCACTACAGGTTTGTTGTTCCTGAAACAGGATGCTCCCGTTAAAGTTGGTCGAGTGGTATCGTTGTTGGGTAATGGCCCTAAAGTTGCCGCAAACTGA
- a CDS encoding GNAT family N-acetyltransferase, translating into MTNTSHAGPVLIQSITPEQTYQLRHSVLWPDKPIDYVKVENDSDGFHFGAFRDDKLIAVISLFVDEQTARFRKFATDPDHQHQGIGTKLLSHVIAEARRLGATLLWCDARLDAADFYRRFDMEAVSEVFYKGPIPYARFSLALY; encoded by the coding sequence ATGACGAATACCAGTCACGCTGGTCCTGTTTTGATTCAATCGATCACGCCAGAACAGACCTATCAACTCCGCCATAGTGTCTTATGGCCCGACAAGCCAATCGATTACGTAAAGGTCGAGAATGATTCAGATGGATTTCATTTTGGGGCATTTCGGGACGATAAACTGATTGCTGTTATTTCGTTGTTCGTAGATGAGCAAACGGCCCGTTTTCGCAAATTTGCAACTGACCCCGACCATCAGCATCAGGGAATCGGTACGAAGTTGCTGAGCCATGTCATAGCGGAAGCCCGTCGGTTAGGAGCGACCTTACTTTGGTGTGACGCCCGACTCGATGCCGCTGATTTTTATCGCCGATTCGATATGGAAGCCGTTAGTGAGGTATTTTATAAAGGCCCAATTCCTTATGCCCGGTTTTCGCTGGCACTTTACTGA
- a CDS encoding RNA polymerase sigma factor, which produces MFFKKSSSFAEHDLISVIQACRANDPRAQRTLFKQFFGYAKSICLRYTSSREEAEDVLNEGFLKVFQHLDRFDETQPFKAWLRTILVNTAISHYRRNHQLEQHTNLESGEQVALDEDVVDQIAAEEILALVQQLTPTYRTVFMMHVVDGYSLHEIAGILSHNEATVRSNYARARQKLQQMIRQAYPFHAKTSPSAPIPYHEN; this is translated from the coding sequence TTGTTTTTCAAAAAATCGTCCTCGTTTGCCGAACATGACCTAATCAGTGTCATTCAGGCTTGCCGTGCCAACGATCCCCGGGCGCAGCGAACGCTATTTAAGCAGTTTTTTGGGTATGCCAAGAGTATATGTCTACGCTACACCTCTAGCCGCGAAGAGGCTGAAGATGTGCTGAATGAGGGATTTCTAAAGGTTTTTCAGCATTTGGACCGATTCGACGAAACCCAGCCCTTTAAGGCATGGCTTCGAACGATTCTGGTCAACACGGCTATTAGCCATTATCGGCGTAATCATCAACTGGAACAACACACCAATCTGGAATCAGGCGAACAGGTAGCGCTTGATGAAGATGTTGTTGATCAGATTGCCGCCGAAGAAATTCTTGCCCTGGTCCAGCAGCTAACACCTACCTACCGAACGGTGTTTATGATGCACGTTGTTGATGGTTATAGCCTCCACGAGATTGCAGGTATACTTTCACACAACGAAGCCACAGTACGTTCTAATTATGCACGCGCCCGCCAGAAACTCCAGCAAATGATTCGGCAGGCATATCCTTTCCACGCTAAGACCAGCCCCTCGGCTCCAATACCATATCATGAAAACTGA